The proteins below come from a single Necator americanus strain Aroian chromosome V, whole genome shotgun sequence genomic window:
- a CDS encoding hypothetical protein (NECATOR_CHRV.G21199.T1) → MPLFYAENYEEEPAEDAPTPLTAAVAPTSFVASAQAMAPAHYMESAPVVAPAPVLASAPVVAPAPMVGPASVIAAPPPVVAPAHVIAQPTVVVSAPIVAPAPIVAPAPVVTPESIVAQAPVLAPAPVVSYVMYTHHHPRTEVHNVARSYTKETGHVSDTAMIYGGGHFPSTFEHFPEHFHDHLLAAAPWRSRLHRKKLAYKKAARALKSFEKKKN, encoded by the exons ATGCCATTGTTCTACGCCGAGAACTACGAAG AGGAACCTGCAGAAGATGCACCAACGCCTCTTACTGCAGCCGTGGCGCCAACATCGTTCGTTGCATCGGCTCAAGCTATGGCGCCAGCTCATTACATGGAATCAGCTCCTGTTGTAGCACCAGCGCCAGTTCTGGCATCAGCTCCAGTTGTAGCTCCAGCTCCTATGGTCGGGCCAGCTTCAGTTATCGCTGCACCTCCACCTGTAGTGGCACCAGCACATGTGATAGCACAACCGACAGTCGTGGTGTCTGCTCCGATTGTAGCTCCAGCTCCAATTGTTGCTCCAGCTCCAGTAGTGACTCCAGAGTCAATTGTAGCCCAAGCGCCAGTTCTAGCGCCAGCTCCAGTTGTTTCTTACGTCATG TACACCCATCATCATCCTCGAACCGAAGTACATAACGTTGCACGGTCATACACGAAAG AGACAGGACACGTTTCTGATACAGCCATGATTTATGGAGGTGGACACTTTCCAAGCACCTTCGAACACTTTCCGGAACATTTCCACGATCATCTGCTTGCCGCTGCACCTTGGCGTTCACGCCTTCATCGCAAAAAGCTCGCATACAAAAAGGCAGCTCGTGCTCTTAaatcttttgagaaaaagaaaaattag
- a CDS encoding hypothetical protein (NECATOR_CHRV.G21200.T1) — protein sequence MHNLITPEPFSKEIMEKARQIRSSLPLPACLDSPFFLARFLRAHGGDEDLARQRVEEYLSHRQTLGYADLNDTEIYNEFPIGKATYKRFCISRVDRLARSGDVHVFVHKMGGTDLKEIMKVIPLSYVLHSYFMLHEIFGRAVAETEKRTGRPSSVVTILDLKGLNLSDFLNPLSAPVQLARLVVKVWSEYFSDNMCKLLIINPPGIVSLMFKISKFIMDSRTANKLAFLNDVSELQNYLEPHAIPVEYGGTWRDDSGYSQPPEGCTHPLQPVLSVDHRGPDDIWVDFGILKPPTSKTYTIKGHQNCEIVKKCTQTGRLIWNFTISGDVEFEIVRREAGKEVQSWPKITLTSLKLPEYGNIPAIPGEYVIRIRNPSTTWFPVKVNGAADFKAE from the exons ATGCACAATCTCATCACTCCAGAACCATTTTCCaaggagattatggagaaagcACGACAAATAAG aTCATCACTTCCTTTACCAGCATGCCTGGATTCACCATTTTTTCTCGCTCGTTTTCTTAGAGCTCATGGAGGAGACGAGGATCTAGCGAGACAAAGAGTCGAGGAATATCTTAGCCACAG ACAAACCCTTGGCTATGCAGATTTGAACGATACGGAAATCTACAATGAGTTCCCAATAGGAAAGGCGACCTATAAG AGATTCTGTATTTCACGCGTGGATCGCTTAGCACGTTCTGGAGATGTGCACGTATTTGTACACAAAATGGGTGGTACTGATTTGAAGGAG atTATGAAAGTTATTCCTTTGTCGTACGTGTTGCATTCGTATTTTATGCTTCATGAGATCTTCGGCAGAGCGGTGGCAGAAACGGAGAAGAGGACTG GTCGACCCTCTTCTGTGGTAACAATTCTGGATTTGAAAGGCCTAAATCTCTCTGATTTCCTAAATCCACTTTCGGCACCAGTACAACTCGCTCGACTCGTTGTTAAAGTATGGTCGGAGTACTTCAGTGACAAT ATGTGTAAACTACTGATAATCAACCCTCCTGGAATAGTATCGCTTATGTTTAAG ATCTCAAAATTTATCATGGACTCACGAACGGCAAATAAGTTGGCGTTCCTTAACGATGTTTCCGAACTGCAAAATTATCTTGAACCACAT GCGATTCCAGTGGAATACGGAGGCACATGGCGTGATGATTCCGGTTATTCGCAACCACCCGAAGGTTGCACTCACCCTCTTCAGCCAGTGCTAAGCGTGGATCACAGAGGA CCTGATGATATATGGGTGGATTTCGGCATCCTTAAACCTCCTACGAGCAAAACTTACACTATTAAAGGTCATCAGAACTGTGAGATTGTTAA GAAATGCACCCAAACTGGTCGACTAATCTGGAATTTTACAATCAGCGGAGACGtggaatttgaaattgttcgAAGAGAGGCGGGAAAAGAAGTGCAGTCATGGCCAAAAATTACATTAACGAGCCTAAAG CTACCCGAATATGGAAACATTCCTGCAATTCCTGGCGAATACGTAATTAGGATACGAAATCCGTCCACAACGTGGTTTCCCGTCAAAGTCAATGGAGCAGCGGATTTTAAAGCGGAGTGA
- a CDS encoding hypothetical protein (NECATOR_CHRV.G21201.T1) — translation MLLFHHHHRHRRSHSKPRTRKQMAASGVSCISKTEELQYQGSDGHCSHHIHQNGNFWLTLQLSTLPYPL, via the exons ATGTTGCTGttccatcatcatcatcgtcatAGAAGATCGCATTCAAAACCAAGAACCAGGAAGCAAATGGCTGCTTCAGGtgtcagctg CATCTCTAAAACCGAAGAACTGCAATATCAAGGGAGTGACGGGCACTGTAGTCACCATATTCatcaaaatggaaatttctggcTAACTTTACAATTGTCGACGTTACCGtatccgctctag
- a CDS encoding hypothetical protein (NECATOR_CHRV.G21202.T1), which yields MHTLSCLLIINLLVHSSFAGGGAYAVAPGGIGAPYAGAPAAYVAPPPPPTYAVAPPPYVGPPAPYVPPPQPYVPPPPQYVAPQPAPSPPPAPPIPAPPPPPPAPAPPPPGGAYAGAGGIPGGGGGGGGGAYVGGIPGGGGGGAYVGGIPAPPPPPPAPGPPVPSVPSYGGGGGGGYVGGIPAPPPPPPAPGPPPPSQPSYGGGGGGAYAGPGGIPGGGGGGAYAGPGGIPGGGGGGAYAGPGGIPGGGGGGAYAGPGGIPGGGGGGAYAGGIPAPSPLPPPAPSPPSYAGGGGGAFTASNFGATQQAAPNFSGTSFNDNASSTSSFNSGGNSIDGEGSNSMQPIRAFSSGRTDSRDFQRARMHDHEHSADLPVSPLKEGGLGDVN from the exons ATGCACACTCTGTCTTGTCTACTCATCATCAATTTATTGGTGCATAG CTCATTTGCTGGTGGTGGCGCTTATGCAGTGGCTCCAGGAG GAATCGGCGCACCCTACGCAGGTGCACCTGCCGCTTACGTAGCACCACCACCCCCGCCAACTTACGCAGTGGCTCCACCTCCCTACGTTGGTCCACCAGCGCCATACGTGCCCCCACCACAGCCTTACGTCCCTCCACCTCCGCAGTATGTAGCACCACAGCCTGCACCCTCACCACCACCAGCACCACCGATCCCAGCTccaccgccaccgccaccaGCACCTGCACCACCTCCTCCTGGAGGAGCCTATGCCGGTGCTGGTGGAATCCCAGGTGGaggtggcggtggcggtggAGGAGCTTATGTGGGTGGAATTCCgggtggaggtggtggaggaGCTTATGTCGGCGGAATCCCAGCTccaccgccaccgccaccaGCGCCTGGACCGCCTGTTCCATCAGTGCCAAGTtatggtggaggtggtggaggaggTTACGTAGGTGGAATTCCGGCTCCGCCGCCACCTCCACCAGCTCCTGGACCACCTCCTCCATCACAGCCAAGCTACGGCGGAGGTGGTGGAGGAGCTTATGCCGGTCCTGGTGGAATCCCAGGCGGAGGAGGTGGAGGAGCTTATGCTGGTCCTGGTGGAATCCCAGGCGGAGGTGGTGGAGGAGCTTATGCCGGTCCTGGTGGAATCCCaggtggaggtggtggaggaGCTTATGCCGGTCCTGGTGGAATCCCAGGCGGAGGTGGTGGGGGAGCTTATGCTGGTGGAATTCCAGCACCATCGCCATTACCACCCCCTGCTCCATCACCTCCAAGTTATGCTGGAGGCGGCGGGGGTGCTTTTACGGCGTCAAATTTCGGCGCAACCCAGCAAGCAGCACCAAACTTCAGTGGGACATCTTTTAATGACAATGCATCAAGCACATCGTCATTCAACAGTGGAGGCAATAGTATTGATGGAGAAGGATCTAATTCTATGCAG CCAATCAGAGCTTTTTCTAGTGGTCGCACAGATTCGAGAG attttcaACGAGCACGAATGCACGATCATGAACATTCAGCAGACTTACCTGTAAGTCCATTGAAAGAAGGAGGTCTTGGTGATGTGAACTAA
- a CDS encoding hypothetical protein (NECATOR_CHRV.G21197.T1): MALIAPSSCKIAGFPKPGQSRNNGGVEEMGTKLDVLGLLYSIFDVCYPTCSFPPVSSSITNLIWFHTFLMELHQRSGQLEKNCRSLESNQGKTGTKMIMENLAIIHSTEMFVRLTQIPTNNPVSGEPQN; encoded by the exons ATGGCGCTGATCGCCCCTTCCTCCTGCAAAATTGCTGGGTTTCCGAAGCCGGGTCAAAGCAGGAataacggtggtgttgaagagatgGGCACGAAACTAGATGTACTTGGTCTTCTCTACTCCATCTTCGATGTATGCTACCCAACctgctcgtttcctcctgtcTCCTCTTCGATTACAAATCTCATATGGTTCCATACATTTCTCATG GAACTCCACCAGCGATCGGGACaattggagaagaactgtcgCTCGTTGGAATCAAATCAAGGAAAGACGGGAACGAAGATGATTATG GAAAATCTTGCTATAATACATAGTACGGAAATGTTCGTCCGCCTAACGCAAATTCCCACGAACAATCCTGTATCCGGTGAAcctcaaaattaa
- a CDS encoding hypothetical protein (NECATOR_CHRV.G21198.T1), whose amino-acid sequence MDIGVYLNTILHDVPSFSLNTDISPPWIQNISVLILCMQWFSQLLFFSIVNGSCLMRPRKQTVLSTFNQQQYEILGEYHLRLLLG is encoded by the exons ATGGATATCGGAGTCTACCTGAACACTATCCTTCACGATGTTCCAAGTTTTTCTCTGAACACGGATATCTCAC CGCCATGGATCCAGAATATTTCCGTGTTAATCCTTTGTATGCAATGGTTCTCACAACTTCT ttttttctcgaTTGTAAATGGCTCTTGCTTGATGCGGCCGCGAAAACAAACAGTTCTGAGCACGTTCAACCAGCAGCAGTACGAAATTCTTGGAGAATATCATTTACGTTTGCTGCTTGGATGA
- a CDS encoding hypothetical protein (NECATOR_CHRV.G21199.T2) produces the protein MLYILYCYLLLLLLLLLLLLLLLLLLLLLLLLLIPLNFNYMLLPEEPAEDAPTPLTAAVAPTSFVASAQAMAPAHYMESAPVVAPAPVLASAPVVAPAPMVGPASVIAAPPPVVAPAHVIAQPTVVVSAPIVAPAPIVAPAPVVTPESIVAQAPVLAPAPVVSYVMYTHHHPRTEVHNVARSYTKETGHVSDTAMIYGGGHFPSTFEHFPEHFHDHLLAAAPWRSRLHRKKLAYKKAARALKSFEKKKN, from the exons atgttatatatattatattgttatctattattattattattattattattattattattattattattattattattattattattattattattattaattccgCTCAATTTTAATTATATGTTACTTCCAGAGGAACCTGCAGAAGATGCACCAACGCCTCTTACTGCAGCCGTGGCGCCAACATCGTTCGTTGCATCGGCTCAAGCTATGGCGCCAGCTCATTACATGGAATCAGCTCCTGTTGTAGCACCAGCGCCAGTTCTGGCATCAGCTCCAGTTGTAGCTCCAGCTCCTATGGTCGGGCCAGCTTCAGTTATCGCTGCACCTCCACCTGTAGTGGCACCAGCACATGTGATAGCACAACCGACAGTCGTGGTGTCTGCTCCGATTGTAGCTCCAGCTCCAATTGTTGCTCCAGCTCCAGTAGTGACTCCAGAGTCAATTGTAGCCCAAGCGCCAGTTCTAGCGCCAGCTCCAGTTGTTTCTTACGTCATG TACACCCATCATCATCCTCGAACCGAAGTACATAACGTTGCACGGTCATACACGAAAG AGACAGGACACGTTTCTGATACAGCCATGATTTATGGAGGTGGACACTTTCCAAGCACCTTCGAACACTTTCCGGAACATTTCCACGATCATCTGCTTGCCGCTGCACCTTGGCGTTCACGCCTTCATCGCAAAAAGCTCGCATACAAAAAGGCAGCTCGTGCTCTTAaatcttttgagaaaaagaaaaattag